In Luteimonas viscosa, the following proteins share a genomic window:
- the mltG gene encoding endolytic transglycosylase MltG translates to MAAEGRRRRGLGLLFMLSALLAGAAGYWLYDRYTGFADAPLSGMRDGAALVVERGDSFARVLGKLREAGATQGHDAEWQLLARQLGADGRIQVGEYALDPALTPRLLLERMRDGKVVSYRFTVVEGWNIRELRAALAKANPLVQTIGELDDAALMEALGHPGTHPEGRFLPETYVYTRGDSDLDLLRRANAALERALQAAWESRAADIPLDNADEALVLASIIEKETGIAEERAQIGGVFTRRLKLGMRLQTDPTVIYGMGSAYDGNIRRADLLADTPYNTYTRDGLPPTPIAMAGVDAIRAATNPADGDTLYFVAVGDGSGRHVFSRTLDEHNAAVRQYVRRYREQFGPR, encoded by the coding sequence ATGGCCGCTGAGGGCAGGCGCAGGCGCGGCCTGGGCCTGTTGTTCATGCTGTCCGCACTGCTGGCGGGCGCCGCCGGCTACTGGCTGTACGACCGCTACACCGGTTTCGCCGACGCGCCGCTGTCGGGCATGCGGGATGGCGCGGCGCTGGTGGTGGAGCGCGGTGACTCGTTCGCGCGCGTGCTGGGCAAGCTGCGGGAAGCGGGCGCGACGCAAGGCCACGACGCCGAATGGCAGTTGCTGGCGCGCCAGCTCGGTGCGGACGGCCGCATCCAGGTCGGCGAATACGCGCTCGACCCGGCGTTGACGCCGCGCCTGCTGCTCGAGCGGATGCGCGACGGCAAGGTGGTCAGCTACCGCTTCACGGTGGTCGAGGGCTGGAACATCCGCGAGCTGCGCGCGGCGCTGGCGAAGGCGAATCCGCTGGTGCAGACGATCGGCGAGCTCGACGACGCCGCGCTGATGGAAGCCCTCGGCCATCCCGGCACGCATCCCGAGGGCCGGTTCCTGCCGGAAACTTATGTCTACACGCGCGGCGACAGCGACCTCGACCTGCTGCGGCGCGCGAACGCCGCGCTCGAGCGGGCGCTGCAGGCCGCGTGGGAATCGCGTGCCGCCGACATTCCGCTGGACAACGCCGACGAAGCGCTGGTGCTGGCCTCGATCATCGAGAAGGAAACCGGGATCGCCGAGGAGCGCGCGCAGATCGGCGGCGTGTTCACGCGCCGGCTGAAGCTCGGCATGCGCCTGCAGACCGATCCGACGGTGATCTACGGCATGGGCAGCGCCTACGACGGCAACATCCGCCGCGCCGACCTGCTCGCCGACACCCCCTACAACACCTACACCCGCGACGGCCTGCCGCCGACCCCGATCGCGATGGCCGGGGTCGACGCGATCCGCGCCGCGACCAACCCGGCCGACGGCGACACGCTGTATTTCGTCGCGGTCGGCGACGGCAGCGGCCGCCATGTGTTCTCGCGCACGCTCGACGAGCACAACGCCGCCGTGCGCCAGTACGTGCGCCGTTATCGCGAACAGTTCGGGCCGCGATGA
- a CDS encoding aminodeoxychorismate synthase component I encodes MLVTRPLPTTTDLLSLHRLAPARYPLLLQSVAHGTAQGRWDLLLMTAGQSLTLAPDGITRDQAGQALAGTFLDALDRAWRSLRLAREEPRWPFRGGWALLLGYELAHQVEPVLQLPAAEGGLPVAQALRCPAAVLRDHASGECIAVVESGDAAMLDTIDDDLARANRLAAMPAWQPPTDVEEDEPGRFVGGVGRILDYLAAGDVFQVNLSRGWRARFDAPMDPARLYARLREANPAPFSGLYAGPGWAVVSASPERLVSVRGDVVETRPIAGTRPRIPGDDEGARVRELIGHPKERAEHVMLVDLERNDLGRVCVPGSVEVDELMTIESYAHVHHIVSNVRGRLHGEATPGQVIAAVFPGGTITGCPKVRCMQVIAELERTGRGAYTGAMGWLNRDGDLDLNILIRSAEVEGARVRFRTGAGIVADSDPQRELDETRAKARGMLQALVPTGAGAGILSR; translated from the coding sequence ATGCTGGTCACCCGCCCCCTCCCGACCACCACCGACCTGTTGTCGCTGCATCGGCTGGCGCCCGCGCGCTATCCGCTGCTGCTGCAGTCGGTTGCGCACGGCACCGCGCAGGGGCGCTGGGACCTGCTTCTGATGACGGCGGGCCAGTCCCTGACCCTCGCGCCGGACGGCATCACGCGCGACCAGGCCGGCCAGGCGCTCGCAGGCACATTCCTGGACGCGCTCGATCGTGCATGGCGATCGCTGCGGCTGGCACGCGAGGAGCCGCGATGGCCGTTCCGTGGCGGCTGGGCGCTGCTGCTGGGTTACGAGCTCGCGCACCAGGTCGAGCCGGTCCTGCAACTGCCCGCGGCCGAGGGAGGCCTGCCGGTGGCGCAGGCGTTGCGCTGTCCCGCCGCGGTATTGCGCGACCACGCGAGCGGCGAGTGCATCGCGGTAGTCGAATCCGGCGACGCGGCGATGCTCGACACCATCGACGACGATCTCGCCCGCGCGAACCGGCTCGCAGCGATGCCCGCGTGGCAACCGCCCACGGACGTGGAGGAGGACGAGCCCGGGCGCTTTGTCGGGGGCGTCGGCCGCATCCTCGACTACCTCGCCGCCGGCGATGTGTTCCAGGTCAACCTGTCGCGCGGCTGGCGCGCGAGGTTCGATGCGCCGATGGACCCCGCGCGTCTCTATGCGCGCCTGCGCGAGGCCAATCCCGCGCCGTTCTCGGGTCTGTACGCCGGTCCCGGCTGGGCGGTGGTCAGCGCCTCGCCCGAGCGCCTGGTCTCGGTGCGCGGCGACGTGGTCGAGACCCGGCCGATCGCCGGCACCCGGCCGCGCATTCCCGGCGACGACGAAGGCGCCCGCGTGCGCGAACTGATCGGGCATCCCAAGGAGCGCGCCGAACACGTGATGCTGGTCGACCTGGAGCGCAACGACCTCGGGCGCGTGTGCGTGCCGGGCAGCGTCGAGGTCGACGAGCTGATGACGATCGAGAGTTACGCGCACGTCCATCACATCGTCAGCAACGTGCGCGGGAGACTGCACGGCGAGGCGACGCCCGGCCAGGTGATCGCCGCCGTGTTCCCCGGTGGCACCATCACCGGCTGCCCCAAGGTGCGCTGCATGCAGGTCATCGCCGAGCTCGAACGCACCGGGCGCGGCGCCTACACCGGCGCGATGGGCTGGCTGAACCGGGACGGCGACCTCGACCTGAACATCCTGATCCGCAGTGCCGAGGTCGAAGGCGCGCGCGTGCGTTTCCGCACCGGCGCGGGGATCGTGGCCGATTCCGATCCGCAGCGCGAACTCGACGAAACCCGGGCCAAGGCGCGCGGCATGCTGCAGGCGCTGGTCCCGACCGGTGCCGGGGCAGGTATCCTGAGCCGATGA
- the fabF gene encoding beta-ketoacyl-ACP synthase II, whose product MSKRRVAITGIGILSPLGNDLASSWDGIVNGRSGIGPITHFDASAFATRIAGQVKDFDASQWIAAKDIKKMDPFVHYGVAAALMSIADAGLEVSGEAADRIGVAIGAGIGGLKGIEDTSIKYHEGGPRKISPFYVPSTIINMISGHVSIITGAKGPNIAVVTACTTATHNIGLAARMIQYGDADAMIAGGAEFATTPTSVGGFCAMKALSTRNDDPQAASRPWDKDRDGFVMGDGAGVLVLEEFERAKARGARIYAELAGFGMSGDAHHMTAPSENGEGGARCMVAAIRDAGIDPSEVGYINAHGTSTPQGDLAETMGIKSVFGAHASKLMVSSTKSMTGHLLGAAGGVEAVFSAMAIHAGVIPPTINLDNPSEGCDLDYVPHTAREAKIDIALSNSFGFGGTNGTLVFKRV is encoded by the coding sequence ATGTCCAAGCGCCGCGTCGCCATCACCGGCATCGGCATCCTGTCGCCACTCGGCAACGACCTGGCGTCGAGCTGGGACGGTATCGTCAACGGCCGGTCCGGCATCGGGCCGATCACCCATTTCGACGCGTCCGCATTCGCGACCCGCATCGCCGGGCAGGTCAAGGATTTCGACGCCTCGCAGTGGATCGCCGCGAAGGACATCAAGAAGATGGACCCCTTCGTGCACTACGGGGTCGCCGCGGCATTGATGTCGATCGCCGACGCCGGCTTGGAAGTGTCGGGCGAAGCGGCCGACCGCATCGGCGTGGCGATCGGCGCCGGCATCGGCGGCCTGAAGGGCATCGAGGACACCTCGATCAAGTACCACGAGGGCGGCCCGCGCAAGATCTCGCCGTTCTACGTGCCGAGCACGATCATCAACATGATCTCCGGCCATGTCTCGATCATCACCGGCGCGAAAGGCCCGAACATCGCCGTGGTCACCGCCTGCACCACCGCCACCCACAACATCGGGCTGGCGGCGCGGATGATCCAGTACGGCGATGCCGACGCGATGATCGCCGGCGGCGCCGAGTTCGCGACCACCCCGACCTCTGTCGGCGGCTTCTGCGCGATGAAGGCGCTGTCCACGCGCAACGACGATCCGCAAGCGGCTTCGCGGCCATGGGACAAGGACCGCGACGGCTTCGTGATGGGCGACGGCGCGGGCGTGCTGGTGCTGGAAGAGTTCGAGCGCGCGAAGGCTCGCGGCGCCCGCATCTACGCCGAGCTCGCGGGCTTCGGCATGAGCGGCGACGCCCACCACATGACCGCGCCCAGCGAGAACGGCGAGGGCGGCGCGCGCTGCATGGTCGCGGCGATCCGGGATGCCGGAATCGATCCGTCCGAGGTCGGGTACATCAACGCGCATGGCACATCCACGCCGCAAGGTGACCTGGCCGAGACGATGGGCATCAAGTCGGTGTTCGGCGCGCATGCGTCGAAGCTGATGGTCAGCTCGACCAAGTCGATGACCGGGCACCTGCTGGGTGCGGCCGGCGGGGTCGAGGCGGTGTTCTCGGCGATGGCGATCCATGCCGGCGTGATCCCGCCGACGATCAACCTCGACAACCCTTCCGAAGGCTGCGACCTCGACTACGTGCCGCACACGGCGCGCGAGGCGAAGATCGACATCGCGTTGTCGAACTCGTTCGGGTTTGGCGGCACCAACGGGACGCTGGTGTTCAAGCGGGTCTGA
- the acpP gene encoding acyl carrier protein, translating into MSSIEERVKKIVVEQLGVKEEEVSASASFVDDLGADSLDTVELVMALEEEFECEIPDEEAEKITSVQQAIDYIKAHVKA; encoded by the coding sequence ATGAGCAGCATCGAAGAACGCGTCAAGAAGATCGTGGTCGAACAACTGGGTGTGAAGGAAGAGGAAGTCAGCGCCAGCGCTTCCTTCGTCGACGATCTCGGCGCGGATTCGCTCGACACCGTCGAACTGGTGATGGCGCTCGAAGAAGAGTTCGAGTGCGAGATCCCCGACGAGGAAGCCGAGAAGATCACCTCGGTGCAGCAGGCGATCGACTACATCAAGGCCCACGTCAAGGCGTGA
- the fabG gene encoding 3-oxoacyl-ACP reductase FabG, translating to MTQPLQGEIALVTGASRGIGAAIADLLAAQGATVVGTATSEAGAQAIGSRLATHGGYGRVLDVAVPGAIEALVDSIGKDVGAISVLVNNAGITRDNLLMRMKDEDWQAILDTNLTSVYRASKAVMRGMMKARKGRIISIASVVGVTGNAGQSNYAAAKAGIIAFSKSLAKEIGSRGVTVNVVAPGFIETDMTAVLPEDAKSALVGQIALGRLGQAADIASAVAFLAGPGAGYITGETLHVNGGMYMP from the coding sequence ATGACCCAACCCCTGCAAGGCGAGATCGCGCTGGTGACCGGCGCCAGCCGCGGCATCGGGGCCGCGATCGCCGACCTGCTGGCCGCGCAGGGCGCGACCGTCGTCGGCACCGCCACCTCGGAAGCCGGTGCGCAGGCGATCGGCTCGCGGCTCGCGACGCATGGGGGCTATGGGCGCGTACTCGACGTGGCCGTGCCCGGCGCGATCGAGGCGCTGGTCGATTCGATCGGCAAGGACGTCGGCGCGATCTCGGTCCTGGTCAACAACGCCGGCATCACCCGCGACAACCTGCTGATGCGGATGAAGGACGAGGACTGGCAGGCGATCCTCGACACCAACCTCACCAGCGTCTACCGCGCCTCGAAAGCGGTGATGCGCGGCATGATGAAGGCGCGCAAGGGCCGCATCATCAGCATCGCCTCGGTGGTCGGCGTCACCGGCAACGCCGGGCAGAGCAACTACGCCGCGGCCAAGGCCGGCATCATCGCGTTCAGCAAGTCGCTGGCGAAGGAGATCGGTTCGCGCGGCGTCACCGTGAACGTGGTCGCCCCCGGCTTCATCGAGACCGACATGACCGCGGTGCTGCCGGAAGACGCGAAGAGCGCGCTGGTCGGCCAGATCGCGCTCGGCCGCCTCGGCCAGGCCGCGGACATCGCCAGTGCGGTCGCGTTCCTCGCCGGTCCCGGCGCCGGCTACATCACCGGCGAAACCCTGCACGTCAACGGCGGCATGTACATGCCCTGA
- the fabD gene encoding ACP S-malonyltransferase — MTDPQLAFVFPGQGSQSVGMLAELSELHRVVRETFDEASGGAGVDLWALSQGGPEEQLNRTEYTQPALLAAGVAVWRAWQAKGGAQPALLAGHSLGEYAALVAAGALSLKDGAHLVRIRGQLMQDAAPAGTGAMAAVIGAEDALVEEVCKAASHSDVVVPANYNSPGQIVIGGDAAAVERALALLAERGVRKTVKLAVSVPSHTPMMREAANRLSETMAGLAWREPVLPVVQNVDAEVHQGVQAIRDALVRQLYLPVQWTGCVRALAARGATRVAECGPGKVLTGLARRIDRDLDARSIGGVGDFESALADWAAA; from the coding sequence GTGACCGATCCGCAACTCGCGTTCGTGTTCCCGGGGCAGGGCTCGCAGTCGGTGGGCATGCTCGCGGAACTCTCGGAACTGCATCGCGTCGTGCGCGAGACATTCGACGAGGCGTCGGGCGGCGCCGGCGTCGACCTGTGGGCCTTGTCGCAGGGTGGGCCGGAGGAACAGCTCAACCGTACCGAGTACACGCAGCCCGCGCTGCTGGCAGCCGGGGTCGCGGTGTGGCGTGCATGGCAGGCGAAGGGCGGCGCGCAGCCCGCCCTGCTGGCCGGCCACAGCCTGGGCGAGTATGCGGCGCTGGTCGCGGCCGGTGCGCTTTCGCTGAAGGACGGCGCCCATCTGGTGCGCATCCGCGGCCAGCTGATGCAGGACGCCGCACCCGCCGGCACCGGCGCGATGGCCGCCGTGATCGGCGCCGAGGACGCGCTGGTGGAGGAGGTCTGCAAGGCCGCCTCGCACAGCGACGTGGTCGTGCCCGCGAACTACAACTCGCCCGGCCAGATCGTGATCGGCGGCGATGCCGCAGCGGTCGAGCGCGCGCTGGCGCTGCTCGCGGAAAGGGGCGTGCGCAAGACCGTGAAGCTCGCCGTCAGCGTGCCTTCGCACACGCCGATGATGCGCGAGGCCGCGAACCGGCTGTCGGAAACGATGGCCGGCCTGGCCTGGCGGGAACCGGTGCTGCCCGTCGTGCAGAACGTGGACGCGGAAGTGCACCAGGGCGTACAGGCGATCCGGGATGCGCTGGTGCGCCAGCTCTACCTGCCGGTGCAGTGGACCGGCTGCGTGCGCGCGCTCGCGGCCCGGGGCGCCACGCGCGTCGCCGAGTGCGGCCCGGGCAAGGTGTTGACCGGACTCGCCAGGCGCATCGACAGGGACCTGGATGCGCGCTCCATCGGCGGGGTCGGCGACTTCGAGTCCGCGCTCGCCGACTGGGCGGCCGCCTGA
- a CDS encoding beta-ketoacyl-ACP synthase III, translated as MSSERIFSRIAGTGSYLPSKVLTNDDLSKIVDTSDEWIASRTGIRERHIAAEGETTVDLALQASLRAMEAAGVAAEEIDLIVLGTTTPDLIFPSSACLLQQRLGIAGCGAFDVNAACSGFLYALSVADKFIRCGDAKTVLVVGSETLTRMVDWTERETCVLFGDGAGAVVLKADAETGILSTHLHADGGKKELLWNPVGVSVGFDTSEKNAGVRIRMSGSEVFKYAVKALDSVVEETLEANGLDRHDIDWLIPHQANLRIIEATAKRLDMPMERVIVTVDKHGNTSSGSVPLALDEAVRSGKVQRGQLLLLEAFGGGFTWGSALLRY; from the coding sequence ATGAGCAGCGAGCGTATCTTTTCCCGTATCGCCGGTACCGGCAGCTACCTGCCCTCCAAGGTGCTGACCAACGACGACCTGTCGAAGATCGTCGACACCAGCGACGAATGGATCGCGTCGCGCACCGGCATCCGCGAACGCCACATCGCCGCCGAAGGCGAGACCACGGTGGACCTCGCGCTGCAGGCCTCGTTGCGAGCGATGGAGGCGGCCGGCGTGGCGGCGGAGGAGATCGACCTGATCGTCCTCGGCACCACCACGCCCGACCTGATCTTCCCGTCGTCGGCCTGCCTGCTGCAGCAGCGGCTGGGCATCGCCGGCTGCGGCGCGTTCGACGTCAACGCCGCGTGCTCGGGCTTCCTGTACGCGCTGTCGGTCGCCGACAAGTTCATCCGCTGCGGCGATGCGAAGACCGTGCTCGTCGTCGGGTCCGAAACCCTGACCCGCATGGTCGACTGGACCGAGCGCGAGACCTGCGTGCTGTTCGGCGACGGCGCCGGCGCGGTGGTGCTCAAGGCCGACGCCGAGACCGGCATCCTCAGCACCCACCTGCATGCCGATGGCGGCAAGAAGGAACTGCTGTGGAACCCGGTCGGCGTGTCGGTGGGGTTCGACACCAGCGAGAAGAACGCCGGCGTGCGCATCCGCATGTCCGGCAGCGAAGTGTTCAAGTACGCGGTCAAGGCGCTCGATTCGGTGGTCGAGGAAACGCTCGAGGCCAACGGCCTGGACCGCCACGACATCGACTGGCTGATCCCGCACCAGGCCAACCTGCGCATCATCGAGGCGACCGCGAAGCGGCTGGACATGCCGATGGAGCGCGTGATTGTCACCGTCGACAAACACGGCAACACGTCCTCGGGCTCGGTCCCGCTGGCGCTCGACGAGGCGGTGCGCTCGGGCAAGGTCCAGCGCGGCCAGCTGCTCCTGCTCGAAGCCTTCGGCGGCGGCTTCACCTGGGGCTCGGCGCTGCTGCGCTACTGA
- the rpmF gene encoding 50S ribosomal protein L32, whose product MAVQKSRVTPSRRGMRRSHDALTAKQLATDPTSGETHLRHHITADGYYRGKQVIQPKVKVVEED is encoded by the coding sequence ATGGCTGTGCAGAAGTCCCGCGTCACCCCGTCCCGTCGTGGCATGCGTCGTTCCCACGACGCCCTCACGGCCAAGCAGCTCGCCACCGACCCGACCTCGGGCGAAACCCACCTGCGCCACCACATCACTGCCGATGGCTACTACCGCGGCAAGCAGGTGATCCAGCCGAAGGTCAAGGTCGTCGAGGAAGACTGA
- a CDS encoding YceD family protein, with protein sequence MSAEMPEILDAWRMVAARREFEGRVALSALPRLRDALSEAGGEVVFALGFDRDTMQVPYLELRIDAELPLQCQRTLQRFLFPVRTVQRLGLIRDEADEAGLPPGYEPLLVPQDGVLRPLDLVEDELILAIPVVPVKPGSEAVERDWPVSAEEEVRANPFAGLAALKKQS encoded by the coding sequence ATGTCCGCGGAAATGCCCGAGATCCTGGACGCCTGGCGAATGGTTGCCGCGCGGCGGGAATTCGAAGGCCGGGTCGCGTTGTCCGCGCTGCCGAGGTTGCGCGACGCGCTGTCCGAAGCCGGGGGTGAGGTGGTCTTCGCGCTCGGGTTCGATCGCGACACCATGCAGGTCCCGTACCTGGAACTGAGGATCGATGCGGAGTTGCCGCTGCAATGCCAGCGCACCCTGCAGCGGTTCCTGTTCCCGGTGCGTACGGTGCAGCGGCTGGGCCTGATCCGCGACGAGGCGGACGAGGCCGGGTTGCCGCCCGGCTACGAGCCGCTGCTGGTGCCGCAGGACGGCGTGCTGCGGCCGCTGGACCTGGTGGAGGACGAGTTGATCCTCGCCATCCCGGTGGTGCCGGTGAAGCCGGGCTCGGAAGCGGTCGAGCGCGACTGGCCGGTGTCCGCGGAAGAAGAGGTGCGTGCCAATCCCTTCGCCGGGCTGGCCGCGCTGAAGAAGCAGAGTTGA
- a CDS encoding Maf family protein yields MHRLVLASTSRYRAELLARLRLAFDSANPDVDERPLPGEAPGSLALRLAGTKAEAVAARRPDAVVIGSDQVASCDGQVLGKPATREAAIAQLQAMSGREAVFLTAVAVTGPGSPVAHALDTTTVRFRPLADDDIARYIELEQPLDCAGSFKCEGLGIALFDAIESRDPTALVGLPLIATARLLRARGFAVP; encoded by the coding sequence ATGCATCGGCTCGTCCTCGCCTCCACCTCGCGCTACCGGGCGGAGCTGCTCGCGCGCCTGCGCCTGGCGTTCGACAGCGCGAACCCCGACGTCGACGAGCGGCCGTTGCCCGGCGAAGCGCCCGGATCGCTGGCGCTGCGCCTGGCGGGGACCAAGGCCGAGGCGGTCGCGGCGCGGCGCCCGGATGCGGTGGTGATCGGTTCCGACCAGGTCGCCAGCTGCGACGGCCAGGTGCTCGGCAAGCCCGCGACGCGCGAGGCGGCGATCGCCCAGTTGCAGGCGATGTCCGGCCGCGAGGCGGTGTTCCTGACCGCAGTGGCGGTCACCGGGCCCGGCAGCCCCGTCGCCCATGCGCTGGACACCACCACCGTCCGCTTCCGCCCGCTGGCGGACGACGACATCGCGCGCTACATCGAACTCGAGCAGCCGCTCGATTGCGCGGGCAGCTTCAAGTGCGAGGGACTCGGGATCGCGCTGTTCGACGCGATCGAATCGCGCGATCCGACCGCCCTGGTCGGCCTGCCGCTGATCGCGACCGCGCGCCTGCTGCGGGCACGCGGCTTCGCCGTTCCCTGA
- a CDS encoding glycosyltransferase family 39 protein, with protein sequence MRERDGMRAAFITLWSAVVLVKLVVAARLPLFVDEAFYWQEGRHLAWAYSDLPGLTAWSIRLGGELFGDGVLAARSLFLLVSALLPWLVVAIGRREFDERQAWIAGCAALVLPLFGMLGVMALPDVLLALATLLCLDALTRMLRGVTHANAVQLAFALAIGALSHYRFIAAIGAGFVALLLIARGRGLLRDPRVIIAVAFGAAAWMPLLAWNIENAEAGLRFQLVDRHPWTLHWEGITFLGIQAILVTPLLFAALLCAAWKFRRADNPALQLLAISGAVVIVGFFGLGFFADTERVSFHWPLPGYVALLPLLPATIAGWSKWLRVSTWSLAALGLVAVLGYHVAVSMPELRARAAALKWYPSNFAGWNVLADEVRRVRAELPADTRLVADNFKIGAELGFALGETDIPVLDHPLNRAHGRAPQLQLWGLEVTSREALAGAPLLLVVGASDVPYRGLLARYHALCRMLGPLPAPRVLNVDHGRQRFVLLAWPEGLPRARRADADEDARACVTPAMAWIDTPRSGGTVSGDVEVVGWAFKDGVGLSKVEVLVDGGAAAMAEYGLPSPGTAAYWEISTDPRHPAVGFRAKLEGDAIAPGLRWLGLRLHGEDGSVEDWSEIPVRVEPVD encoded by the coding sequence ATGCGGGAACGGGACGGCATGCGTGCGGCATTCATCACGCTCTGGTCGGCGGTCGTGCTGGTCAAGCTGGTGGTGGCCGCGCGCCTGCCGCTGTTCGTCGACGAGGCGTTCTACTGGCAGGAAGGCCGCCACCTGGCCTGGGCCTACTCCGACCTGCCCGGTCTCACCGCGTGGTCGATCCGGCTGGGCGGCGAACTTTTCGGCGATGGCGTGCTCGCCGCGAGATCGCTGTTCCTGCTGGTGTCGGCCCTGCTGCCGTGGCTGGTGGTGGCGATCGGCCGGCGCGAATTCGACGAGCGCCAGGCCTGGATCGCCGGCTGCGCCGCGCTGGTGCTTCCGCTGTTCGGCATGCTCGGCGTGATGGCCCTGCCCGACGTGCTGCTGGCGCTGGCGACGCTGCTCTGCCTGGATGCGCTGACGCGGATGTTGCGTGGCGTGACCCACGCCAACGCCGTGCAGCTGGCGTTCGCCCTGGCGATAGGCGCGCTGAGCCACTACCGCTTCATCGCCGCGATCGGCGCCGGCTTCGTCGCGTTGCTGCTGATCGCACGGGGACGCGGGCTGCTGCGCGATCCGCGCGTCATCATCGCCGTCGCCTTCGGTGCGGCGGCGTGGATGCCGCTGCTGGCCTGGAACATCGAGAATGCGGAGGCCGGCCTGCGCTTCCAACTGGTGGACCGCCACCCCTGGACCCTGCACTGGGAGGGCATCACCTTCCTCGGCATCCAGGCGATCCTGGTGACGCCGCTGCTGTTCGCGGCACTGCTGTGTGCGGCCTGGAAGTTCCGCCGCGCCGACAATCCGGCGCTGCAACTGCTGGCGATCAGCGGGGCAGTGGTCATCGTCGGCTTCTTCGGGCTCGGCTTCTTCGCCGATACCGAACGGGTCAGCTTCCACTGGCCGCTGCCGGGCTATGTCGCCCTGCTGCCGCTGCTCCCGGCGACGATCGCCGGATGGTCGAAGTGGCTGCGCGTCTCGACCTGGTCGCTGGCGGCGCTCGGGCTGGTGGCGGTGCTGGGCTACCACGTCGCGGTCTCCATGCCCGAACTGCGCGCGCGTGCGGCCGCGCTGAAGTGGTATCCGTCGAACTTCGCGGGCTGGAACGTGCTGGCCGACGAGGTGCGTCGCGTCCGCGCGGAGCTTCCCGCCGATACCCGGCTGGTGGCCGACAACTTCAAGATCGGCGCGGAACTGGGGTTCGCGCTCGGCGAGACCGACATCCCGGTGCTGGACCACCCGCTCAACCGCGCGCACGGGCGTGCGCCCCAGTTGCAGTTGTGGGGGCTGGAAGTCACTTCCCGCGAGGCGCTGGCCGGCGCGCCGCTGCTGCTGGTGGTCGGCGCCAGCGACGTGCCGTACCGCGGGCTGCTGGCGCGCTACCACGCGCTGTGCCGGATGCTCGGTCCGCTGCCCGCGCCGCGCGTGCTCAACGTCGACCATGGCCGGCAGCGCTTCGTGCTGCTGGCGTGGCCGGAGGGATTGCCGCGCGCGCGCAGGGCGGACGCGGACGAGGACGCGCGCGCTTGCGTCACGCCGGCGATGGCATGGATCGACACCCCGCGGTCCGGCGGCACCGTCTCGGGCGATGTCGAAGTGGTCGGCTGGGCGTTCAAGGATGGTGTGGGCCTGTCGAAGGTCGAGGTGCTGGTCGACGGGGGCGCGGCGGCCATGGCCGAGTACGGGCTGCCCAGCCCGGGAACGGCGGCCTACTGGGAGATTTCCACGGACCCGCGGCATCCGGCGGTGGGCTTCCGCGCGAAGCTCGAAGGCGACGCGATCGCGCCCGGACTGCGCTGGCTGGGGCTGCGCCTGCACGGGGAGGACGGCAGCGTGGAGGACTGGAGCGAGATCCCGGTCCGGGTCGAGCCCGTGGACTGA